The following are encoded in a window of Actinomadura rubteroloni genomic DNA:
- the pgl gene encoding 6-phosphogluconolactonase, producing MTAAAPEVVVHPGADVLAAAVAARLVASLTDAQAARGSASVVLTGGGVGTSVLAALERSPARDAIDWGRLDVWWGDERFLPSGDPERNETGAREALLDRVPLDPARVHPMPATDGPDGDDVDKAAARYAAELRGSDGLVPSFDVLLLGIGPDAHVASLFPGNAALGDEGVVTAVRDSPKPPPTRISLTFPVLRAAREVWVLAAGAGKAEAVGRSLSGADPAEAPAAGARGRHRTLFLLDAAAAAEVPRS from the coding sequence GTGACCGCCGCCGCCCCGGAAGTGGTCGTCCACCCCGGCGCCGACGTGCTCGCGGCGGCGGTCGCGGCGCGGCTGGTCGCGAGCCTCACCGACGCGCAGGCCGCGCGCGGCTCGGCGTCGGTGGTGCTGACCGGCGGCGGCGTCGGGACGTCCGTGCTCGCCGCGTTGGAGCGCTCCCCCGCCCGCGACGCGATCGACTGGGGACGTCTGGACGTGTGGTGGGGCGACGAGCGGTTCCTGCCGTCCGGCGACCCCGAGCGCAACGAGACGGGCGCGCGGGAGGCGCTGCTGGACCGCGTCCCGCTGGATCCGGCGCGCGTCCACCCGATGCCCGCGACCGACGGCCCGGACGGCGACGACGTCGACAAGGCGGCGGCCCGGTACGCGGCCGAGCTGCGCGGGAGCGACGGGCTCGTGCCGTCGTTCGACGTCCTGCTGCTCGGGATCGGCCCGGACGCGCACGTGGCGTCCCTGTTCCCGGGGAACGCCGCGCTCGGCGACGAGGGCGTCGTGACGGCCGTCCGCGACTCCCCCAAGCCGCCGCCGACCCGGATCTCGCTGACGTTCCCCGTGCTGCGGGCGGCGCGGGAGGTGTGGGTGCTCGCGGCGGGCGCGGGCAAGGCCGAGGCGGTCGGCCGGTCGCTCTCGGGCGCCGACCCGGCCGAGGCGCCCGCCGCCGGGGCGCGCGGACGGCACCGCACGCTGTTCCTGCTCGACGCGGCGGCGGCCGCCGAGGTCCCGCGCTCCTGA
- a CDS encoding L,D-transpeptidase translates to MQRGQAVTAGAVIAGAVVLGAAGCSSGGGGGTSGGAVKAAEAPPPAITPANGTQQVQPDQPVTVQAKAGRLTEVTVADAKGGKAAGTLAADGKTWRTTWGLKPSTTYTVTAKGDADGKPVTATSTFTTLKPAKKLESGMSPLEGETVGVGMPVQLLLSRSVATKAARAAVERSLEVRMSTPVEGAWNWISDREVDFRPRTYWPSGEKVRVVAHLAGLKVADGVYGTKDRTLNFTVGPRHITKVDANAHEAVVTSGGSTVRTMKVSLGKPGDDSYSGTMIAQEKTPHMVMDSATTGDPGAYRTPTDWNVRLTYSGTFVHAAPWSVGSQGNANVSHGCVNASPTDAKWFYNFTNRGDVIQISGTTRKLRFGNGPTPWAKSWQDWLAGSALGKSVTGTKL, encoded by the coding sequence GTGCAGAGGGGTCAGGCGGTCACGGCGGGCGCGGTCATCGCCGGAGCGGTCGTGCTGGGAGCCGCCGGGTGCTCGTCGGGGGGCGGCGGCGGGACGAGCGGCGGCGCGGTGAAGGCCGCCGAGGCGCCACCGCCCGCGATCACCCCGGCGAACGGGACACAGCAGGTCCAGCCGGACCAGCCCGTGACGGTCCAGGCGAAGGCGGGACGGCTCACCGAGGTGACGGTCGCCGACGCCAAGGGCGGCAAGGCGGCCGGGACGCTCGCCGCCGACGGAAAGACGTGGCGGACGACGTGGGGCCTCAAGCCGTCCACCACCTACACGGTGACGGCGAAGGGCGACGCGGACGGCAAGCCCGTCACGGCGACGTCCACGTTCACGACGCTGAAGCCGGCGAAGAAGCTGGAGAGCGGCATGTCGCCGCTGGAGGGCGAGACGGTCGGCGTCGGGATGCCGGTGCAGCTCCTGCTGTCGCGCTCGGTCGCGACGAAGGCGGCCCGCGCGGCGGTCGAGCGGTCGCTTGAGGTCAGGATGTCCACGCCCGTCGAGGGCGCGTGGAACTGGATCAGCGACCGGGAGGTCGACTTCCGGCCCCGGACGTACTGGCCGAGCGGCGAGAAGGTCCGGGTCGTCGCGCACCTGGCCGGGTTGAAGGTCGCCGACGGCGTGTACGGCACGAAGGACCGGACGCTGAACTTCACCGTCGGCCCCCGGCACATCACCAAGGTGGACGCCAACGCGCACGAGGCGGTCGTGACGTCGGGCGGCTCGACCGTCCGGACGATGAAGGTGAGCCTCGGCAAGCCCGGCGACGACAGCTACTCCGGCACGATGATCGCGCAGGAGAAGACGCCGCACATGGTCATGGACTCGGCCACCACCGGCGACCCCGGCGCGTACCGGACGCCCACCGACTGGAATGTCCGCCTGACCTACAGCGGGACGTTCGTCCACGCCGCGCCGTGGTCGGTCGGCTCGCAGGGCAACGCGAACGTCAGCCACGGGTGCGTGAACGCGTCGCCGACCGACGCGAAGTGGTTCTACAACTTCACCAACCGGGGCGACGTCATCCAGATCAGCGGCACGACCCGGAAGCTCCGGTTCGGCAACGGGCCGACGCCGTGGGCGAAGTCCTGGCAGGACTGGCTCGCGGGCAGCGCGCTCGGGAAGTCCGTGACGGGCACGAAGCTCTGA
- a CDS encoding response regulator, producing MDTPIRVLIVDDDALVRTGLSMILSGAGDMTVVDSVGDGAEVIPAVNRHRPDVVLMDIRMPRLDGLAATERLRSRAEPPEIIILTTFDTDDHIVGALRAGAGGFLLKDTPPEEILRAVRRVAAGEPMLSPDVLRRMMTYVADTGADPRRERATALLDRLTGGERAVADLVGLGRTNGEIARELSLSVATVKAHVSRILAKLELNNRVQVALLVRGVEPG from the coding sequence GTGGACACTCCCATCCGCGTGCTCATCGTGGACGACGACGCGCTCGTGCGGACCGGGCTCTCGATGATCCTGTCCGGCGCCGGGGACATGACGGTCGTGGACAGCGTCGGGGACGGCGCCGAGGTCATCCCGGCCGTCAACCGGCACCGGCCCGACGTCGTCCTCATGGACATCCGGATGCCCCGGCTCGACGGGCTCGCCGCGACCGAGCGGCTGCGGTCCCGCGCCGAGCCGCCGGAGATCATCATCTTGACCACGTTCGACACCGACGACCACATCGTCGGGGCGCTGCGCGCGGGCGCGGGCGGGTTCCTGCTCAAGGACACCCCGCCCGAGGAGATCCTGCGGGCCGTCCGCCGGGTCGCGGCCGGGGAGCCGATGCTGTCCCCGGACGTGCTGCGCCGCATGATGACCTACGTCGCCGACACCGGCGCGGACCCGCGCCGCGAGCGCGCGACGGCGCTGCTGGACCGGCTCACCGGCGGCGAGCGCGCCGTCGCCGACCTGGTCGGCCTCGGCCGCACCAACGGCGAGATCGCCCGGGAGCTGTCGCTGAGCGTCGCGACGGTCAAGGCGCACGTGTCGCGCATCCTCGCCAAGCTGGAGCTGAACAACCGCGTCCAGGTGGCGCTGCTGGTGCGGGGCGTCGAGCCCGGCTAG
- a CDS encoding ABC transporter ATP-binding protein — protein sequence MIEVTGLSKRYGDVTAVHGMTFACAPGTVTGFLGPNGAGKSTTMRMICGMTPPTSGTATVAGTEYRRIANPARHVGVLLDPAAQHGGRTGRETLALTARLIGVPPRRADAMLDMVGLAGKPARRPVRAYSLGMRQRLGIAQALLGDPSVLILDEPANGLDPEGIRWMRTLLRGFADKGGTVLLSSHLLREVEAVADRFVVVARGRVVAQGTAADLLAGRAGTLVRGLDPAALAAALAAAGLPAAPDPSGAFTVAADAARVGRAAAAAGAVLVELRPAGDGLEDLFLSLTADREPVA from the coding sequence ATGATCGAAGTGACCGGCCTCAGCAAGCGGTACGGGGACGTCACGGCCGTCCACGGGATGACGTTCGCGTGCGCGCCCGGCACCGTCACCGGGTTCCTCGGCCCGAACGGCGCCGGAAAGTCCACGACCATGCGGATGATCTGCGGGATGACGCCGCCGACGTCGGGCACCGCGACCGTCGCGGGCACCGAGTACCGGCGGATCGCCAACCCGGCCCGGCACGTCGGCGTCCTGCTCGACCCGGCCGCGCAGCACGGCGGGCGGACCGGACGCGAGACGCTCGCCCTCACCGCCCGGCTCATCGGCGTCCCGCCCCGGCGCGCGGACGCGATGCTCGACATGGTGGGCCTGGCGGGCAAGCCCGCGCGGCGGCCCGTCCGGGCGTACTCGCTCGGCATGCGGCAGCGGCTCGGGATCGCGCAGGCGCTGCTCGGCGACCCGTCCGTCCTGATCCTGGACGAGCCCGCCAACGGCCTCGACCCCGAGGGCATCCGCTGGATGCGGACGCTGCTGCGCGGGTTCGCCGACAAGGGCGGCACCGTGCTGCTGTCGTCGCACCTGCTGCGCGAGGTCGAGGCGGTCGCGGACCGGTTCGTCGTCGTCGCGCGGGGCCGCGTCGTCGCGCAGGGCACCGCCGCCGACCTGCTGGCCGGACGCGCCGGGACGCTCGTGCGCGGCCTCGACCCGGCGGCCCTCGCCGCCGCGCTCGCCGCCGCCGGCCTGCCCGCCGCCCCGGACCCGTCCGGCGCGTTCACCGTCGCCGCCGACGCGGCGCGGGTGGGCCGCGCCGCCGCCGCGGCCGGTGCCGTCCTGGTGGAGCTGCGGCCCGCCGGGGACGGCCTGGAAGACCTGTTCCTGTCCCTCACCGCCGACCGGGAGCCCGTCGCATGA
- a CDS encoding ABC transporter permease — protein MTALAVSPAAAPPRPSLARLTGVELRKMTDTRAGRWLLALVALTGVVSVPIVIATSPGRDQGLQDMFSIAQLGPQLLLPVVGILAVTAEWSQRTALTTFALVPVRWRVAVAKLLAGAVLGLASLPVTLATAVAGRGAGGLVGRSEGSWHLPSFVVGTAALLAVTGVLTGMAFGMLLMNTPLAITLNFVLPVALTTLTQTVHRLRGPLGWVDLSRATEPLSDVGVTSGEWARVATALAVWLAVPLAAGVVRLNRREIN, from the coding sequence ATGACCGCCCTCGCCGTCTCCCCCGCCGCCGCCCCGCCCCGGCCGTCCCTGGCCCGGCTCACCGGCGTCGAACTGCGCAAGATGACCGACACGCGCGCGGGCCGCTGGCTGCTCGCGCTCGTCGCGCTGACCGGCGTCGTGTCCGTGCCGATCGTCATCGCCACCTCGCCCGGCCGCGACCAAGGCCTCCAGGACATGTTCTCCATCGCGCAGCTCGGCCCGCAGCTCCTGCTGCCCGTGGTCGGGATCCTTGCGGTGACGGCCGAGTGGTCGCAGCGGACGGCGCTGACGACGTTCGCGCTCGTGCCCGTCCGGTGGCGGGTCGCGGTCGCCAAGCTCCTCGCCGGGGCGGTGCTCGGGCTGGCGTCCCTGCCGGTCACGCTCGCCACGGCCGTCGCGGGACGCGGCGCGGGCGGGCTCGTCGGACGGTCCGAAGGCTCCTGGCACCTTCCGTCGTTCGTCGTCGGGACGGCCGCGCTCCTCGCCGTCACCGGCGTCCTCACCGGGATGGCGTTCGGGATGCTGCTGATGAACACCCCGCTCGCGATCACGCTGAACTTCGTCCTGCCCGTCGCGCTGACGACGCTCACCCAGACCGTCCACCGGCTGCGCGGCCCGCTCGGCTGGGTCGACCTGAGCCGGGCGACCGAGCCGCTGAGCGACGTCGGCGTCACGTCCGGCGAGTGGGCGCGGGTCGCGACGGCGCTCGCGGTGTGGCTGGCGGTCCCGCTCGCGGCGGGCGTCGTCCGGCTGAACCGGCGCGAGATCAATTGA
- a CDS encoding DsbC family protein, with product MADVRFGELPLDLAFTDVRGDGSRRLALFGDPRDPNTRALVRDELSRVGDVTVHTLLLPLEIYPGSDDTARRIWAAPDRAAAWYAWMTDETPPPDDPDPHTPLARLRLAAEELQVISTPTLVFESGEMMAGATPAREIEAMLSA from the coding sequence ATGGCGGATGTGCGGTTCGGCGAGCTGCCGCTCGACCTGGCCTTCACCGACGTGCGCGGCGACGGGTCGCGGCGGCTCGCGCTGTTCGGCGACCCGCGCGACCCGAACACGCGGGCGCTGGTCCGCGACGAGCTGTCGCGCGTCGGGGACGTGACCGTCCACACGCTGCTGCTGCCGCTGGAGATCTATCCGGGCTCCGACGACACGGCTCGGCGGATCTGGGCCGCGCCCGACCGCGCCGCCGCCTGGTACGCGTGGATGACCGACGAGACGCCGCCGCCCGACGACCCGGACCCGCACACGCCGCTGGCCCGGCTCCGGCTGGCCGCCGAGGAGCTTCAGGTGATCTCCACGCCCACGCTGGTGTTCGAGAGCGGCGAGATGATGGCCGGGGCCACCCCGGCGCGGGAGATCGAGGCGATGCTGTCGGCCTGA
- a CDS encoding GNAT family N-acetyltransferase, whose translation MRDVLRTARLTLAPVSMSDRRRLLAHWTGPLVREHLPGARGVTGPAVTEIIAASERGFALRGYGLWTLRPVGGGPLLGVAGLRAHGDRAAEIVWSLEPDRWGRGLAEEAAGALLGHAFTATGLRRVTAEVDGAVTAEVAGRLGMRRVRHDPGGAVHFAADRADAGQADSIASISRAGVAPAIISPLSNTSVGVEIT comes from the coding sequence ATGCGTGACGTCCTGCGCACGGCCCGGCTGACGCTGGCGCCGGTGAGCATGAGCGACCGCCGCCGGCTGCTCGCGCACTGGACCGGGCCGCTCGTCCGGGAGCACCTGCCCGGGGCGCGCGGCGTGACCGGGCCGGCGGTCACCGAGATCATCGCGGCCAGCGAGCGCGGGTTCGCGCTGCGCGGCTACGGCCTGTGGACGCTGCGCCCGGTCGGCGGCGGGCCGCTGCTCGGCGTCGCGGGGCTGCGCGCGCACGGCGACCGCGCCGCCGAGATCGTCTGGAGCCTGGAGCCGGACCGGTGGGGACGCGGGCTCGCCGAGGAGGCGGCCGGGGCGCTGCTCGGCCACGCGTTCACGGCGACGGGCCTGCGCCGCGTCACCGCCGAGGTCGACGGCGCGGTCACGGCCGAGGTCGCCGGACGGCTCGGGATGCGCCGCGTGCGGCACGACCCGGGCGGCGCGGTCCACTTCGCCGCCGACCGCGCGGACGCCGGTCAGGCCGACAGCATCGCCTCGATCTCCCGCGCCGGGGTGGCCCCGGCCATCATCTCGCCGCTCTCGAACACCAGCGTGGGCGTGGAGATCACCTGA
- a CDS encoding carboxymuconolactone decarboxylase family protein, whose translation MIEPLRDGRPDQHPDGGRLPALRPALLSEEQRDVYTAITEGPRGDRAAPFAVADDEGRLHGPFNAMLYTPHVGMPLQELGAALRHRTAFTRREREIATLVVAGHWRSDFEWYAHERLGRRAGLTEDELTALREGRAPLLADVRERVVYEAARQLSADGDLGDAVYTEAIAALGRAALVELVTLVGYYAGLALQMRVFRTGVPAGEKAPDWPDRDA comes from the coding sequence GTGATCGAGCCTCTGCGCGATGGCCGTCCGGATCAGCACCCCGACGGCGGGCGGCTGCCCGCCCTCCGTCCCGCCCTCCTCAGCGAGGAGCAGCGCGACGTCTACACGGCGATCACGGAGGGGCCGCGCGGGGACCGTGCCGCGCCGTTCGCGGTGGCCGACGACGAGGGCAGGCTCCACGGCCCGTTCAACGCCATGCTCTACACCCCGCACGTCGGGATGCCCTTGCAGGAGCTGGGCGCCGCGCTCCGCCACCGCACCGCGTTCACCCGGCGCGAGCGGGAGATCGCGACGCTCGTCGTCGCCGGGCACTGGCGGTCGGACTTCGAGTGGTACGCGCACGAGCGGCTCGGCCGCCGAGCCGGGCTCACCGAGGACGAGCTGACCGCGCTGCGCGAGGGCCGCGCGCCGCTGCTGGCCGACGTCCGCGAGCGCGTGGTGTACGAGGCGGCCCGGCAGCTCTCGGCCGACGGCGATCTCGGCGACGCCGTCTACACCGAGGCCATCGCGGCGCTCGGCCGCGCGGCGCTGGTCGAGCTGGTGACGCTGGTCGGCTATTACGCGGGGCTCGCGTTGCAGATGCGCGTGTTCCGGACGGGCGTCCCGGCGGGGGAGAAGGCGCCCGACTGGCCGGACCGCGATGCGTGA